AGCGTTTTTATATTTAAAAAAATCTTCTCGCGGTATTTTATGTAAATTTGCAGGCGTATGAAGACCGTGTTCGCGCTTGTCATCCTCCTGTCGAAACTTCCCCTGAAAATACTCTATATTTTTTCGGATATTCTTTATTTTCTGATGTATCACGTGATTGGCTACCGCAAGAATGTTGTTTACGAAAACCTGAAAAACTCCTTCCCTGAAAAAAACAGGGAAGAACTGAAAGAGATTGAACAGAAGTTTTACAGCAATTTTTCGGATTATATTGTGGAAACTCTGAAGGCTTTCACCATTACTTCTGAAGAACTCCGGGTTCGCGTGCAGCACATCAATCAGGATGTCTTTCATCAGGCCAAAGATGAAGGCAAAAACATCATCCTTCTGTCGGGGCATATATTCAACTGGGAATGGTTCAATGCTTTGGCCACGATTATTCCTCAGGAAAAAAGTTTTCCGGTTTATAAGAAAATGAACAGTGATTTCTGGGAAGAAAAGATCAAAAATATCCGCAACAAATACGGCAACCATGCTCTGGAAGCCGGTGAAGTTACCCGCCATCTTATCAAAAATAAAAACGACGGCAATTCGATTTATATGTTTGTGGCCGACCAGTCTCCCTATGCCTTGGATATCAGTTACGGACTGAA
The sequence above is a segment of the Chryseobacterium taklimakanense genome. Coding sequences within it:
- a CDS encoding lysophospholipid acyltransferase family protein, coding for MKTVFALVILLSKLPLKILYIFSDILYFLMYHVIGYRKNVVYENLKNSFPEKNREELKEIEQKFYSNFSDYIVETLKAFTITSEELRVRVQHINQDVFHQAKDEGKNIILLSGHIFNWEWFNALATIIPQEKSFPVYKKMNSDFWEEKIKNIRNKYGNHALEAGEVTRHLIKNKNDGNSIYMFVADQSPYALDISYGLKFLNQLTPAFTGYDRLATKMDLIFVYCEMKKVKRGFYQVNYYRIYPDSEKFEPFEVVKKFHKLLENTIQKRPDNWLWSHKRWKYKSVLLEKGYKEQ